In Flavivirga abyssicola, the following are encoded in one genomic region:
- the pbpC gene encoding penicillin-binding protein 1C yields the protein MNRIKNYIKRHKIKSAILAVLLIAYYFCLPKQLFKDPTTTVITSSNNELLGAQIAKDGQWRFPQNDSIPEKFKTCIVQFEDEYFYKHPGFNPISIYKALRDNLKSGSVKRGGSTITQQVIRLSRKGQSRTYFEKLKEIILATRLELRESKNKILSYYSSHAPFGGNVVGLDAASWRYFNRNANQLSWAESATLAVLPNAPSLIYPGKNQGRLLKKRDRLLKKLLENTLIDSLTYKLSIAEGLPQKPYPLPQIAPHLLQRVSQTNHGKCIKTTIDSKLQQRVNYIIKNHYNQLSQNEIYNAAVLVLDVKTRQVLAYVGNTPTYKAHQKDVDIINKPRSTGSILKPFLYAAMLDAGDLLPNTLVADVPTQFGSYNPENYNKTYDGAVPASRALSRSLNVPAVRMLQEFGLDRFHHYLKTLRLKDLKYNANHYGLSLILGGAESNLWDLCKSYAALSSTLNHFSETSSEYFSNEFCEPTFLASNNIDFGDKTSGKTLFDAASIYLTYESLKEVNRPESDESWEFFDGSKQIAWKTGTSFGFRDAWAIGTTKDYVVGVWVGNADGEGRPGLVGVQTAAPILFEVFDLLPNSNWFSKPFDEMQETDICKQSGHRASPNCNTIEQKFIQVSGLKTKPCPYHVLIHVDNSESFQVNTSCEDLSDIIHKPWFVLPPLMAYYYKTKNPFYKPLPKFRSDCIGTTNASMEFIYPKENNPIFLPKDFDGKTNDLILKIAHSKPESTLFWYIDSTFIGSTKDIHDMAIKPKQGSHIITVVDEFGNEAKCRFEILK from the coding sequence ATGAACAGAATAAAAAACTATATAAAACGTCATAAAATTAAATCAGCAATATTAGCTGTATTATTGATTGCGTATTATTTCTGTCTACCGAAACAACTTTTTAAAGATCCTACAACAACCGTTATTACTAGTTCAAATAATGAACTATTAGGTGCCCAAATTGCCAAAGATGGCCAATGGCGATTTCCTCAAAACGATAGTATTCCTGAAAAATTTAAAACTTGTATCGTTCAATTTGAAGATGAATATTTTTATAAGCACCCTGGTTTCAACCCTATATCTATCTATAAAGCATTAAGGGATAATCTAAAATCTGGTTCTGTAAAACGAGGAGGAAGCACCATTACACAACAAGTCATTCGATTGTCAAGAAAAGGGCAATCAAGAACTTATTTCGAAAAGCTTAAAGAAATTATTTTGGCTACTCGATTAGAGTTAAGAGAATCCAAAAACAAAATATTATCCTATTATAGTAGCCATGCTCCTTTTGGAGGAAATGTTGTTGGGTTAGATGCTGCATCATGGCGTTATTTTAATAGAAACGCTAATCAATTATCTTGGGCGGAAAGTGCTACTCTAGCCGTTTTACCAAATGCTCCTAGTTTAATTTACCCAGGGAAAAACCAGGGTCGATTATTAAAAAAGCGTGATCGTCTTTTAAAAAAACTTTTAGAAAACACCTTGATTGATTCTTTAACCTATAAACTATCAATTGCTGAAGGCTTGCCTCAAAAACCATATCCACTACCACAAATAGCACCTCATCTATTACAAAGAGTATCCCAAACCAATCATGGTAAGTGTATAAAAACAACTATTGACTCTAAACTTCAGCAGCGTGTAAACTACATTATAAAAAACCATTATAATCAACTAAGCCAAAATGAAATTTATAATGCAGCCGTGTTAGTTTTAGATGTAAAGACTAGGCAGGTTTTAGCTTATGTGGGCAATACACCAACATACAAAGCACACCAAAAAGATGTTGACATTATAAATAAACCTAGAAGTACAGGTAGCATTTTAAAACCTTTTTTATATGCCGCTATGTTAGATGCTGGGGATTTATTGCCTAATACCCTAGTTGCAGACGTTCCTACTCAATTTGGTAGTTACAATCCAGAGAATTATAACAAAACCTATGACGGCGCTGTTCCTGCTAGTAGAGCTTTATCGCGTTCGTTAAATGTTCCAGCTGTTAGAATGCTTCAAGAGTTCGGTTTAGATAGGTTCCATCATTATTTAAAAACTTTACGGTTAAAAGACTTAAAGTATAACGCAAACCATTATGGACTATCACTTATTTTAGGAGGCGCAGAAAGTAACCTTTGGGATTTATGTAAAAGTTATGCGGCACTCTCTTCAACTTTAAATCATTTTTCGGAAACTTCCAGTGAGTATTTTTCAAATGAGTTTTGTGAACCTACTTTTTTAGCTTCAAACAATATTGATTTTGGAGATAAGACTAGTGGTAAAACACTTTTTGATGCGGCATCTATTTATTTGACCTATGAAAGTTTAAAAGAAGTAAACAGGCCTGAAAGTGATGAAAGCTGGGAATTTTTTGATGGTTCTAAACAGATTGCATGGAAAACTGGTACTAGTTTTGGGTTTCGGGATGCCTGGGCCATTGGTACTACTAAAGATTATGTTGTTGGGGTTTGGGTTGGTAATGCGGATGGAGAAGGACGACCGGGTTTAGTTGGTGTACAAACAGCAGCTCCTATTTTATTTGAAGTCTTTGATTTATTACCAAATAGTAACTGGTTTTCAAAACCTTTTGATGAAATGCAAGAGACTGATATTTGTAAACAAAGCGGCCATAGAGCATCTCCAAATTGCAACACTATTGAACAGAAATTTATTCAGGTAAGTGGATTAAAAACAAAACCATGCCCCTATCATGTATTAATCCATGTAGATAACAGTGAATCGTTTCAAGTAAATACTTCTTGTGAAGATTTAAGCGATATCATTCACAAACCCTGGTTTGTTTTACCCCCTTTAATGGCCTATTATTACAAAACTAAAAACCCATTTTACAAACCGCTTCCTAAATTCAGAAGTGATTGTATAGGGACAACTAATGCTTCAATGGAATTTATTTATCCTAAAGAGAATAATCCCATT
- a CDS encoding endonuclease domain-containing protein produces MSNKIHNHKYLEGYRKELRKNSTSAEATLWTFLQKKQLKGRKFRRQHSIKNYIVDFYCASEKIIIELDGAYHNSFAQQNYDYERTQVLENLGFKVIRFENKLVFKNITDLLEEISNHFKD; encoded by the coding sequence ATGAGCAACAAAATCCATAATCATAAATACCTAGAAGGATATAGAAAAGAATTACGAAAAAATTCAACTTCAGCAGAAGCAACATTATGGACATTTTTACAAAAGAAACAACTTAAAGGAAGAAAATTCAGAAGACAACATAGTATTAAAAACTATATAGTTGATTTCTATTGTGCATCAGAAAAAATAATTATAGAATTAGACGGAGCCTATCATAACAGTTTTGCTCAACAAAATTATGATTATGAACGAACTCAAGTCTTAGAAAACTTAGGCTTTAAAGTAATTCGGTTTGAAAACAAATTAGTTTTTAAAAATATTACAGATTTATTAGAGGAAATAAGTAATCATTTTAAAGATTAA
- a CDS encoding antibiotic biosynthesis monooxygenase family protein: MNKDFEPYYAVIFTSTHTENIEGYSEMANKMEALAKQQDGYLGIDSARNDVGITVSYWKSLDAIKNWKQQSEHLLAQQKGRTEWYNWYNVKICKVEREYEFKTSSSSDF; this comes from the coding sequence ATGAACAAAGATTTTGAACCTTATTATGCAGTCATTTTTACATCAACGCATACTGAAAATATTGAAGGCTACTCTGAAATGGCTAATAAAATGGAAGCTCTAGCAAAACAACAGGATGGCTATTTAGGAATAGACAGCGCCCGAAACGATGTTGGTATAACAGTAAGTTATTGGAAAAGTTTAGATGCTATAAAAAACTGGAAACAACAAAGTGAACATTTGCTAGCACAACAAAAGGGAAGAACCGAATGGTATAATTGGTACAATGTAAAAATCTGTAAAGTAGAACGAGAGTATGAGTTTAAAACCTCATCGTCTTCAGATTTTTGA
- a CDS encoding YqjF family protein yields the protein MNIEGILKQKEHRSFTYPDRPWMYYQEWNKAVFLHWEVNPELIIPFLPKGIKPDIIHDKTWISLVAFNMNNIGIKNLPKVPYISDFFEINIRVYIIYNGKPSVYFLNMEGSKKSSCKILKMMSKFPYQYSKMSRSSSVYTSTNETFKDSFHIEYGLEDTAPEKDKTDLWLTERYAVFQDHKKHIIEYDVHHIEWPMQSIIIKKLDLNYPRFSHLINNEPDKAHYSCGVQVLTWDKRKLPLSDF from the coding sequence ATGAATATAGAAGGTATATTAAAACAAAAAGAGCATCGCTCGTTTACATACCCAGATCGTCCTTGGATGTATTATCAGGAATGGAATAAAGCCGTTTTTTTACATTGGGAAGTAAATCCTGAATTAATAATTCCTTTCCTTCCAAAAGGCATAAAACCAGATATTATTCATGATAAAACATGGATAAGTCTGGTCGCGTTTAATATGAATAATATAGGCATCAAAAACCTTCCTAAAGTGCCTTATATTTCAGATTTTTTTGAAATTAATATTAGAGTATATATTATTTATAATGGTAAGCCAAGTGTTTATTTTTTAAACATGGAAGGTAGTAAAAAATCTTCTTGCAAGATTTTAAAAATGATGTCTAAATTCCCTTATCAATATTCAAAGATGAGTCGGAGCAGCTCTGTTTACACATCAACAAATGAAACGTTTAAAGACTCATTTCATATTGAATATGGCCTAGAAGACACTGCTCCTGAAAAAGACAAAACCGATTTATGGTTAACCGAACGCTATGCTGTTTTTCAAGACCATAAAAAACATATTATTGAATACGATGTACACCATATTGAATGGCCCATGCAATCAATCATAATTAAAAAACTAGATTTAAACTATCCTAGATTTAGTCATTTAATAAATAACGAACCTGATAAGGCTCATTATTCCTGTGGCGTACAAGTATTAACCTGGGACAAAAGAAAACTACCACTAAGTGACTTTTAA
- a CDS encoding alpha-2-macroglobulin family protein, with product MLLKKSFAIIVLIMLALSCKKKVTETDNLFKFKDYISFTSSGLTSVMSPIEISLTEDVEGWEMGQEITDPIISIKPHVQGKLMVANKHALLFTPDESLQPATEYAVTVKLDDIYKDIPKDFKTYTFQFKTITPSFNIVTNNLQSYSKKWQYLEGVIKSADVISLDHAKQLVKASQNGNNLNIVFNEANEKNKVFDFKIDSINRLTDDSDIIVSWNGKSIKAENKGENKIIIPGVNNFTITKTDVIQSPEQHLLINFSDPLKKQQNFDGLVSIKNAKNPKYVVDGNVLKVYPGTKLVGNIQVDIFQGIKNTDGIKLKKPFSEIIAFEELKPQVRLISNGSILPNSEQLKFNFEAVNLSAVDVRVIKIFEDNILQFLQDNNMNSNNSHEIRKVGRRIAKKTIPLVSKAENTGKWKAYSIDLSKFFKADPGAIYRVEVSFNKSYSLYDCDAVVKVNNVENGEDYYDEEYYEEDYGGETIEDEELKEEAYWNNLNYRYRNYSYNWRERDNPCHTAYYNENRITSQNLIASNLGVIAKRGANNSYYFAVTNILNTNPEANATVSLYNFQQQKLEETTTDKDGLTTIDAEKHAAFAIVSKGNNISYIKLHDGNSLSLSKFDVSGNRLQRGLKGYIYGERGVWRPGDTLHLTFMLNDKANNLPKQHPVKLEITDPNGKLVFKDVTTDNVNNFFNFAVPTSSEDKTGHYNAKVSVGGATFHKGLKIETVKPNRLKIKVDFENDVLTSTEPLKGNLDIKWLHGAPGKNLKAEIKAKFSNSHVGFKKYKGYTFNDPTRQFNTEDINVFEGKVNEEGQAKITNKIAVGKNAPGMLNVQFLVRAFENGGDFSLDAFTKQYAPYESFVGLRSPKGNAYGSYYTDENQSFDLVVVDAKGNPVKRNNLEVKVYKIEWRWWWNSSYDNLSSYVSSSYHRPYLNSKISTNANGKAILNINIPDNERGRYLIRIKDPVSGHATGRTAYFYKNWWQNSSSGNKDAAKMLVFSANKEKYNVGETAKITFQSGSEGRALVSIENGTEVLERKWVKTKPGETTVDIPVTSEMAPNVFINISLLQPHAISANDLPIRLFGVIPIMVEDPKTKLEPELKMPETLRPEQEFKVTVSEKNNKAMTYTIAMVEEGLLDLTRFKTPNAWNSFYAREALGVKTWDIFDDVIGAYSGSIDQVFAIGGDGSAAGGKNKKANRFKHVVTYLGPFTLNAGDRKTHKIKMPNYIGSVRTMVVAGNNTTEAYGSTDKTVTVKKPLMVLASLPRKLSPGEKVTLPVTVFAMESKVKNVNISLKLSNGISVVGDKSKTLTFANPDEKMTYFELDVSKAKGVNTVEVIASGNGEKSTYKVELDVINPNPITSKPIDQILEANASESIAFSTFGVYGTNSATLEFSTMPPMDFSRRLQYLIQYPHGCVEQTTSSVFPQLFLNDIFDLTHDKKQKIKSNIENGIKRLGHFQRPSGGLSYWMGENDSNDWGTSYAGHFMLEAEKKGFVLPLTFKSNWIKYQQQTARDWRPSYRSYNSDLAQAYRLYTLALAGQADLAAMNRLREFSEISNEAKWRLAAAYALAGQKEASESISKSANINFKPVRYNYYTYGSVDRNRAMALETMVLTKNPQRRELSQYIAKDLSSNRWMSTQTTAYSLLAIAKMVNANGGKALNVSYTISGKTETINSKSAIAQRELDVVDGENTLSFTNNKDNIVYVRVLNSGKLPLGQELAEQRGLSVSIQYKNLRGNAINISKLQQGQDFVATVKVSNLKNEAVNDVALTQIFPSGWEIVNTRFTDFGNTTTSQARFTDIRDDRVNFYFDLQRKGRQSNKTFNVMLNASYLGTYYLPGVQAEAMYDNDYLVRTKGRWITVEK from the coding sequence ATGCTATTAAAAAAGTCATTTGCTATCATAGTACTTATTATGTTAGCTCTATCCTGTAAAAAGAAAGTCACTGAAACTGATAACCTTTTTAAATTCAAAGATTACATAAGCTTCACTTCATCTGGTTTAACATCAGTGATGAGCCCCATTGAAATAAGTTTAACCGAAGATGTTGAAGGCTGGGAAATGGGTCAAGAGATTACCGATCCTATCATTTCTATAAAACCTCATGTACAAGGAAAATTAATGGTAGCCAATAAGCATGCCTTATTATTTACTCCAGATGAATCACTTCAACCTGCTACCGAATATGCTGTTACGGTTAAACTTGATGATATCTACAAAGACATTCCTAAAGATTTTAAAACGTATACATTTCAGTTTAAAACCATTACGCCAAGCTTTAATATTGTTACTAATAATCTTCAATCTTATAGCAAAAAATGGCAGTATTTAGAAGGTGTTATTAAATCGGCTGATGTCATTTCTCTAGACCATGCTAAACAATTAGTAAAAGCCTCTCAAAATGGAAATAACCTAAATATTGTATTTAATGAAGCAAATGAAAAAAACAAGGTTTTCGATTTTAAAATAGATAGCATAAATCGTTTAACAGATGATAGTGACATTATTGTTTCATGGAACGGAAAATCTATCAAGGCCGAAAACAAAGGGGAAAATAAAATAATTATTCCAGGAGTAAACAACTTTACAATTACTAAAACGGATGTTATTCAATCTCCTGAGCAACATTTATTAATCAATTTTTCAGACCCACTAAAAAAACAACAAAACTTTGATGGTTTAGTATCAATTAAAAACGCAAAAAATCCAAAATATGTCGTTGACGGCAATGTACTAAAAGTATATCCGGGGACTAAATTGGTAGGTAATATTCAAGTAGATATTTTCCAAGGCATTAAAAACACAGATGGTATAAAACTTAAAAAACCTTTTTCTGAAATCATTGCTTTTGAAGAGTTAAAACCACAAGTCCGTTTAATTAGCAACGGTAGTATTTTACCAAACTCAGAGCAATTAAAATTCAATTTCGAAGCTGTTAATTTGAGTGCTGTTGATGTTCGAGTTATTAAAATTTTTGAAGACAATATTCTTCAGTTTTTACAAGACAATAACATGAATAGTAATAATAGCCATGAGATTAGAAAAGTAGGGCGTCGTATTGCAAAAAAGACCATTCCATTAGTGTCAAAAGCAGAAAATACAGGCAAATGGAAAGCTTACAGTATCGATCTTTCAAAGTTTTTTAAAGCCGATCCAGGGGCTATTTATCGTGTAGAAGTTAGTTTTAATAAAAGTTATTCATTGTATGACTGCGATGCGGTTGTTAAGGTAAACAACGTTGAAAATGGGGAAGATTATTATGATGAGGAATACTATGAAGAAGATTACGGCGGAGAAACTATTGAAGATGAGGAATTAAAAGAAGAAGCTTACTGGAATAACCTAAATTACAGATATCGAAACTATTCGTATAATTGGCGAGAACGGGACAACCCTTGTCATACTGCATACTATAACGAAAACCGTATTACATCTCAAAACCTAATTGCTTCAAACTTGGGTGTGATCGCAAAACGAGGCGCTAACAATTCGTATTATTTTGCTGTTACAAATATTTTAAATACCAATCCAGAAGCCAACGCAACAGTATCTCTTTATAATTTCCAACAACAAAAACTAGAAGAAACAACTACAGACAAAGATGGCTTAACTACGATTGATGCCGAAAAACATGCGGCATTTGCGATTGTTTCAAAAGGCAATAATATTAGTTACATAAAACTTCACGACGGTAATTCTTTATCGTTAAGTAAATTTGATGTTTCTGGAAACAGGTTACAACGAGGTCTTAAAGGCTATATTTATGGGGAACGTGGTGTTTGGCGACCTGGAGATACCTTACACTTAACATTCATGTTAAATGATAAAGCCAATAATCTTCCTAAACAGCATCCTGTAAAACTTGAAATTACCGATCCTAACGGAAAATTAGTTTTTAAAGACGTTACTACAGATAACGTTAATAATTTTTTCAACTTTGCGGTTCCTACATCTTCAGAAGATAAAACAGGACATTACAATGCCAAGGTCTCTGTTGGAGGCGCTACGTTTCATAAAGGCTTAAAAATTGAAACCGTTAAACCTAACCGATTAAAAATTAAAGTTGATTTTGAAAATGATGTGCTTACCAGTACAGAACCTTTAAAAGGAAATCTAGATATAAAGTGGCTTCATGGTGCTCCCGGAAAAAACCTAAAGGCTGAAATAAAAGCAAAATTTAGTAACTCGCATGTTGGCTTTAAAAAATATAAAGGCTATACATTTAACGATCCTACTCGTCAATTTAACACTGAAGATATTAATGTTTTTGAAGGGAAAGTAAATGAGGAAGGACAAGCTAAAATTACTAATAAAATAGCTGTTGGTAAAAATGCCCCAGGCATGTTAAACGTTCAATTTTTAGTACGTGCTTTCGAAAATGGTGGTGATTTCTCTTTAGACGCATTCACAAAACAATATGCGCCTTACGAGTCTTTTGTCGGGTTACGTTCTCCAAAAGGCAATGCCTATGGCTCCTATTACACAGACGAAAACCAAAGTTTTGATTTAGTGGTAGTCGACGCTAAAGGAAATCCTGTAAAGCGAAACAATCTAGAAGTGAAAGTTTATAAAATTGAATGGCGTTGGTGGTGGAACTCGTCTTACGACAACTTATCAAGTTATGTGTCCAGTAGCTACCACAGACCGTATTTAAACTCTAAAATAAGCACCAATGCTAACGGAAAAGCAATATTAAACATAAACATTCCGGATAACGAACGTGGACGTTATCTCATAAGAATTAAAGACCCCGTTAGTGGTCATGCTACAGGAAGAACAGCCTATTTTTATAAAAACTGGTGGCAAAACTCATCTTCTGGGAATAAAGATGCTGCAAAAATGCTTGTTTTTTCTGCGAATAAAGAAAAATACAATGTTGGCGAAACTGCTAAAATAACATTTCAATCAGGCAGTGAAGGACGTGCATTAGTAAGTATTGAAAACGGTACTGAAGTATTAGAACGCAAATGGGTGAAAACAAAACCAGGTGAAACTACTGTAGATATTCCTGTAACCTCAGAAATGGCTCCTAATGTATTCATTAATATTTCATTATTGCAACCACATGCTATTTCGGCCAACGATTTACCAATTCGTTTATTTGGAGTTATCCCGATCATGGTTGAAGACCCAAAAACGAAGTTAGAACCTGAATTAAAAATGCCAGAAACCTTACGTCCTGAGCAAGAATTTAAGGTTACTGTTTCAGAAAAAAACAATAAAGCCATGACTTATACTATTGCCATGGTTGAAGAAGGCCTATTGGATTTAACACGTTTTAAAACACCAAACGCATGGAATTCTTTTTACGCTCGTGAAGCATTGGGGGTAAAAACCTGGGATATTTTTGATGATGTTATTGGTGCGTATTCAGGTAGTATTGATCAAGTGTTTGCAATAGGTGGTGATGGAAGTGCTGCCGGTGGAAAGAACAAAAAAGCAAATCGCTTTAAGCATGTGGTTACTTATCTAGGTCCTTTTACTTTAAACGCTGGTGATCGTAAAACGCATAAAATAAAAATGCCTAATTACATCGGATCCGTTAGAACTATGGTGGTTGCCGGAAACAATACAACCGAAGCTTACGGAAGCACAGACAAAACGGTTACAGTAAAAAAACCTTTAATGGTATTAGCATCGCTTCCGCGGAAATTAAGCCCAGGTGAAAAAGTTACGCTTCCTGTTACTGTTTTCGCAATGGAATCTAAAGTGAAAAACGTAAACATTAGCTTGAAACTTAGCAATGGAATTTCTGTTGTTGGCGATAAATCAAAAACACTCACTTTTGCGAATCCAGATGAAAAAATGACCTATTTTGAATTGGATGTTAGTAAAGCAAAAGGGGTTAATACGGTTGAAGTGATTGCTTCTGGGAATGGTGAAAAATCGACTTATAAAGTTGAACTGGATGTTATAAATCCAAACCCTATAACATCAAAACCAATAGATCAAATTTTAGAAGCAAATGCATCAGAATCTATAGCTTTCTCAACATTTGGAGTTTATGGAACTAACTCGGCAACCCTAGAGTTTTCTACCATGCCCCCAATGGATTTTTCACGCAGATTGCAATATCTCATTCAATATCCACATGGATGTGTAGAGCAAACAACATCGAGCGTATTTCCGCAGTTATTTTTAAATGATATTTTCGATTTAACACATGATAAAAAGCAAAAAATCAAGAGTAATATTGAAAACGGCATCAAACGTTTGGGGCATTTTCAAAGACCAAGCGGTGGTTTAAGTTATTGGATGGGAGAAAATGATAGTAATGATTGGGGAACCAGTTATGCAGGCCATTTTATGCTTGAAGCTGAAAAGAAAGGTTTTGTTTTACCGCTTACCTTTAAAAGCAATTGGATTAAATACCAACAACAAACAGCAAGAGATTGGAGGCCAAGTTATCGATCTTATAATTCAGACTTAGCACAAGCTTACAGACTGTACACTCTAGCATTAGCGGGGCAAGCAGATTTAGCTGCCATGAATAGATTACGTGAGTTTAGTGAAATATCAAATGAAGCCAAATGGCGATTAGCTGCAGCATATGCATTGGCAGGTCAAAAAGAAGCAAGCGAATCTATTTCTAAATCAGCAAATATTAACTTTAAACCTGTTCGTTACAACTATTACACTTACGGTTCTGTTGATAGAAATCGCGCTATGGCTTTAGAAACTATGGTACTTACTAAAAACCCACAAAGACGCGAATTGTCTCAATATATTGCTAAGGACTTATCAAGTAACCGCTGGATGAGTACCCAAACAACAGCTTATAGTTTATTGGCTATTGCGAAAATGGTAAATGCCAACGGAGGAAAAGCGCTTAATGTAAGTTATACTATAAGCGGAAAAACAGAAACGATCAATTCTAAAAGTGCGATTGCGCAACGCGAATTAGATGTTGTTGATGGAGAAAACACATTATCCTTCACTAATAATAAAGACAATATTGTTTATGTACGCGTTTTAAATTCCGGAAAATTACCGCTCGGACAAGAACTGGCCGAACAACGTGGATTGAGTGTTTCTATACAATATAAAAACTTAAGAGGAAACGCCATTAATATCTCCAAACTACAACAAGGACAAGACTTTGTAGCAACAGTAAAAGTTAGCAACCTTAAAAATGAAGCTGTTAACGATGTAGCATTAACACAGATATTTCCATCAGGTTGGGAAATTGTGAATACCCGTTTTACAGATTTTGGAAATACAACAACCAGCCAAGCGAGATTCACAGATATTAGAGACGATCGTGTTAATTTTTATTTCGATTTACAACGAAAAGGAAGACAGAGTAATAAAACATTTAACGTTATGCTGAATGCATCGTATTTAGGGACTTATTATTTACCTGGTGTACAAGCTGAAGCCATGTATGACAATGACTATTTGGTAAGAACAAAAGGAAGGTGGATTACCGTTGAGAAGTAA
- a CDS encoding isoaspartyl peptidase/L-asparaginase family protein has protein sequence MKKLAYLVSILLVFTSCKNESKSPTKNVQQHKTKQAFSIIIHGGAGTILKENMSTEKEAAYKATLEEAIKVGYNILKHGGSSLDAVQKTINVMEDSPLFNAGKGAVFTNAGTNEHDASIMDGKTLNAGASAGTTTVKNPINLARTIMDNSPHVMLSGNGANTFAKEQGLQMVTPDYFYTEKRHKSLEKIKESEKLELDHDNKTAFFYDEDIKDSKFGTVGCAALDKNENLAAGTSTGGMTNKRWGRIGDSPIIGAGTYANNSTCAISSTGWGEYFIRAMVAHDISALMEYKDLSLQEAAKEVIQNKLSNLGGTGGIIAVDKNGDMVAEFNTAGMYRATMTDKGELSIGIYKENF, from the coding sequence ATGAAAAAACTAGCCTATCTAGTTTCGATTTTATTAGTATTTACTTCCTGTAAAAACGAATCGAAATCACCTACTAAAAATGTGCAACAGCACAAAACAAAACAAGCGTTTTCAATAATAATTCACGGAGGGGCAGGTACTATTTTAAAAGAAAATATGTCCACAGAAAAGGAAGCCGCATATAAAGCAACATTAGAAGAAGCAATTAAAGTTGGGTACAACATTTTAAAACATGGAGGGTCTAGTTTGGATGCTGTGCAAAAAACGATTAACGTTATGGAAGATTCGCCTTTATTTAATGCTGGAAAAGGAGCCGTTTTCACTAATGCCGGAACTAATGAACATGATGCTTCTATCATGGACGGAAAAACTTTAAATGCAGGAGCGTCAGCAGGAACAACTACGGTAAAAAATCCTATAAATCTAGCCAGAACCATTATGGACAATTCGCCTCACGTCATGTTATCTGGAAATGGAGCCAATACCTTTGCTAAAGAGCAAGGGCTACAAATGGTTACTCCTGATTATTTTTATACTGAAAAACGTCATAAATCACTTGAAAAAATTAAAGAATCGGAGAAACTTGAATTAGATCACGATAACAAGACTGCCTTCTTCTATGATGAAGACATTAAAGACTCTAAATTTGGAACTGTTGGTTGTGCAGCACTTGACAAAAACGAAAACTTAGCTGCGGGTACATCCACTGGAGGCATGACCAATAAACGATGGGGACGTATAGGAGACTCTCCTATTATTGGAGCGGGCACATATGCAAACAACAGTACGTGTGCCATATCCAGTACAGGTTGGGGTGAGTATTTTATTCGTGCTATGGTAGCTCACGACATATCTGCTCTTATGGAATATAAAGATTTATCTTTACAAGAAGCCGCCAAAGAAGTCATTCAAAATAAACTATCAAATTTAGGAGGCACCGGAGGTATTATAGCTGTTGATAAAAACGGAGATATGGTTGCAGAATTTAATACCGCTGGCATGTATAGAGCAACTATGACTGATAAAGGAGAACTATCAATCGGTATTTATAAAGAAAACTTTTAA
- a CDS encoding CAP domain-containing protein, producing the protein MKNFLLKTGLALAFFTVLTCNIACSKDDSAADIEKEMVTDIATNILQLVNEHRSSIGKQILETNILAEDLAEEHNMFMISQGNIGHENFDYRANRLFDEENARGVGENVAFKQVSAQQVMTAWLNSTDHRKNIEGNFSHIGVSVVKSESGIYYFTQLFLKK; encoded by the coding sequence ATGAAAAACTTTTTATTAAAAACAGGACTTGCATTAGCATTTTTTACCGTATTAACTTGTAACATAGCGTGTTCAAAAGACGATTCGGCAGCCGATATCGAAAAGGAAATGGTTACCGATATAGCTACTAACATACTACAATTAGTAAATGAACATAGGTCTAGTATCGGAAAACAAATTTTAGAAACTAATATTTTGGCGGAAGACTTAGCAGAAGAACACAATATGTTTATGATTAGTCAAGGAAACATCGGGCATGAAAATTTTGATTATCGGGCAAACCGACTATTTGATGAAGAGAATGCTAGAGGTGTAGGTGAAAATGTAGCGTTTAAACAGGTTTCTGCCCAACAAGTTATGACTGCTTGGTTAAATAGCACCGACCACCGTAAAAACATTGAAGGGAACTTTTCGCATATTGGTGTTAGTGTTGTTAAAAGTGAATCGGGAATTTACTATTTCACGCAACTTTTCTTAAAGAAATAA